One window from the genome of Choloepus didactylus isolate mChoDid1 chromosome 2, mChoDid1.pri, whole genome shotgun sequence encodes:
- the HMGB4 gene encoding high mobility group protein B4 produces the protein MNMVKEIQLKPKVNVSSYIHFLLNYRKKFKEQQPNTYLGFKEFSRKCSEKWKSISKHEKAKYEALAKLDKARYQEEMMNYVGKRKKRRKRDPQAPRRPPSSFILFCHEHYAQLKSDNPNWSVVQVAKASGKMWSAKTDVEKQPYEQKAAFLRAKYQEELEAYRKQRNARKDFQVSTRNQCRGKTVLDKADGSNSKK, from the coding sequence aTGAACATGGTAAAAGAAATCCAGCTAAAGCCCAAGGTAAATGTCTCTTCTTACATCCACTTTTTACTGAATTACAGAAAGAAGTTCAAGGAGCAGCAGCCAAACACCTACCTAGGCTTTAAAGAGTTCTCTAGAAAGTGTTCGGAAAAATGGAAGTCCATCTCCAAGCATGAAAAAGCCAAATATGAAGCCCTGGCCAAGCTCGACAAGGCCAGATACCAGGAAGAGATGATGAATTACGTTGGCAAGAGGAAGAAACGGAGAAAGCGGGACCCCCAGGCACCCAGACGGCCTCCGTCATCTTTCATACTCTTCTGCCACGAGCACTACGCTCAACTGAAGAGCGACAACCCAAACTGGTCGGTGGTGCAGGTGGCAAAGGCCTCGGGGAAGATGTGGTCCGCCAAGACAGATGTCGAAAAGCAGCCCTACGAACAGAAGGCAGCTTTCCTGAGAGCCAAGTACCAAGAGGAACTCGAAGCCTACCGCAAACAACGAAATGCCAGGAAGGACTTCCAAGTGTCGACCAGGAACCAGTGCAGAGGGAAAACTGTGTTGGACAAAGCTGATGGATCCAATTcgaaaaaataa